The following proteins are co-located in the Echinicola sp. 20G genome:
- a CDS encoding cupin domain-containing protein — MKTSNHELEEIFPKGQKGPSDFFTGNAFNIGLVQVDSIYTTAVGNVYFEPGARSNWHTHPSGQILIITDGKGYHQIEGQPIQVIKKGDVVKCPPNVRHWHGASPEVGLQQLYIVPNTENGIVDWQESVTDEQYSIK; from the coding sequence ATGAAAACAAGCAACCATGAATTGGAGGAGATTTTTCCAAAAGGTCAAAAAGGTCCCTCAGACTTTTTTACTGGAAATGCATTTAATATTGGGTTGGTGCAGGTTGATTCCATTTATACCACAGCAGTTGGAAACGTTTATTTCGAACCTGGCGCAAGGAGCAATTGGCACACACATCCTTCGGGGCAAATTCTGATTATCACAGATGGAAAAGGTTATCATCAAATTGAGGGGCAGCCCATACAGGTCATCAAAAAAGGAGATGTGGTTAAGTGTCCTCCCAATGTAAGGCATTGGCATGGGGCAAGCCCTGAAGTTGGCCTTCAGCAACTTTATATCGTACCGAATACCGAAAATGGAATAGTGGATTGGCAGGAGTCAGTAACCGATGAGCAATATTCGATCAAGTAA
- a CDS encoding DapH/DapD/GlmU-related protein codes for MEKANIFDRLIKGETITSNDSERHKLTKAAYTTKKLLVSMNNSADPVEIRNLLSEITGSEIPESTFVFTPLYLNYGRHTKIGKNVFINFDCVFLDLGGIIIEDEVQIAPKVSLLSEGHPVSSDTRHSLVPKPIHIKKNAWVGANATILQGVTIGENAIVAAGAVVSKDVPDNVIVGGIPAKIIKGI; via the coding sequence ATGGAGAAAGCGAATATTTTTGACCGGTTAATCAAGGGAGAAACGATTACTTCCAATGATAGTGAAAGGCATAAACTGACGAAGGCTGCCTACACTACGAAAAAGCTGCTTGTTTCGATGAATAATTCAGCGGATCCAGTTGAGATTAGGAACTTGCTAAGTGAGATCACCGGGTCTGAGATACCTGAAAGTACTTTCGTGTTTACTCCATTGTATCTTAATTATGGAAGGCATACCAAAATTGGGAAAAATGTATTTATCAATTTCGATTGCGTTTTCCTTGATCTGGGAGGGATTATCATCGAGGATGAAGTACAAATCGCTCCCAAAGTCAGTTTGCTTTCTGAAGGACATCCTGTTTCTTCCGATACCAGACATTCACTAGTTCCAAAACCTATTCATATTAAAAAGAACGCTTGGGTTGGTGCTAATGCCACTATCCTCCAAGGGGTAACCATTGGAGAAAATGCCATTGTGGCGGCTGGAGCAGTGGTTTCTAAGGATGTCCCTGATAATGTAATTGTAGGTGGAATACCCGCTAAAATTATTAAAGGAATTTAA
- a CDS encoding AraC family transcriptional regulator — protein sequence MSRSLSEYNNELKLKGFNVFQIEKDGNATKAYSRKDFYKICLTTGKSRIHYADRSFEAEGTILFFGNPNIPYSWETLSTKYVGYTILFSEDFLTAVKRSESLQKSPLFKVGGTPILEIKEDQRLFLNSIFQRMIAEQQSHYEYKDDLIRNYIDLILHESLKLKPSDNYNQDKNGAQRLTNVFLELLERQFPIESPDRPLQLRTAKDYASNLSVHVNYLNRTVKEVTSKTTSTHISERIINEAKAILKHTDWNISEIAFALGFEYPTYFNNFFKKHTGQSPSSVRMEKV from the coding sequence ATGTCAAGAAGTCTTTCCGAATATAATAATGAGCTAAAGTTGAAAGGTTTTAATGTCTTTCAAATAGAAAAAGACGGTAATGCCACCAAGGCATATAGCCGAAAGGATTTTTATAAAATTTGCCTGACCACAGGGAAAAGCCGAATCCATTATGCTGATAGGAGTTTTGAGGCAGAGGGAACAATTTTGTTCTTTGGAAACCCGAATATCCCCTACTCTTGGGAGACGCTATCCACAAAATATGTAGGGTACACTATTTTATTTTCGGAAGATTTTCTTACCGCTGTAAAACGATCTGAAAGCCTTCAAAAATCACCATTGTTCAAAGTGGGAGGCACGCCCATTCTTGAAATTAAAGAAGACCAAAGGCTTTTTTTGAACAGTATTTTTCAAAGAATGATTGCTGAACAACAGTCTCATTATGAATACAAAGATGACCTGATTCGTAATTATATTGATTTGATTTTACACGAGTCTTTAAAGCTAAAACCATCGGACAACTATAATCAAGATAAAAATGGGGCGCAGCGCTTGACCAATGTTTTTCTGGAATTGTTGGAAAGGCAATTTCCTATTGAGAGTCCCGATCGCCCTCTTCAGCTGCGGACGGCCAAGGACTATGCCAGCAACCTCTCAGTGCATGTCAATTACCTGAACCGGACCGTAAAGGAGGTTACGAGCAAAACAACTTCTACCCATATTTCGGAGCGAATTATCAACGAGGCCAAAGCAATTTTGAAACATACCGATTGGAATATTTCTGAGATCGCTTTTGCCTTAGGATTTGAGTACCCTACTTATTTCAATAATTTTTTCAAAAAGCATACAGGCCAAAGCCCTTCTTCTGTCCGAATGGAAAAAGTGTGA
- a CDS encoding glycoside hydrolase family 43 protein — protein MKIKHFLLTSLAAAGFSLQATAQKASFEVNPPLPGNPVITEKYTADPAAIVHQDTVFLYVGHDQAPPRENRYEMHEWLIYSSTDMVNWEERAAVNVKETFEWAADDAWASEVIEKDGKFYWFVTVSHKEIHGKSIGIAVADSPIGPWKDALGHALITNDMTTDAKISWDDIDPTVFIDDDGSAHLFWGNTICYYAKLKDNMIELDSEIQYIDLPHFTEAPWLHKKGNNYYLSYAYKFPEKTAYAMSKSVAGPWEFKGILNEVAGNSNTNHQAIIEYKGKDYFIYHNGSIPTDGGSFRRSVCVDYLYYNPDGTMKRIIMTSEGVDPAE, from the coding sequence ATGAAGATTAAACATTTTCTCCTTACAAGCTTAGCTGCAGCTGGTTTTTCCTTACAGGCCACGGCCCAAAAAGCCAGTTTTGAAGTTAATCCTCCTCTTCCAGGCAATCCCGTTATTACTGAAAAATACACTGCTGACCCTGCTGCCATCGTGCACCAAGACACCGTTTTTTTGTATGTCGGTCATGACCAAGCCCCTCCAAGAGAAAATCGTTATGAAATGCATGAATGGTTGATTTATTCTTCCACAGACATGGTGAATTGGGAAGAAAGAGCTGCGGTCAATGTCAAGGAGACCTTTGAATGGGCAGCAGACGATGCTTGGGCATCAGAAGTCATTGAAAAGGATGGTAAGTTTTATTGGTTTGTCACGGTTTCCCATAAGGAAATTCATGGTAAGTCGATTGGCATTGCAGTAGCGGACAGCCCAATAGGGCCTTGGAAGGATGCCCTGGGACATGCCCTGATTACCAACGATATGACCACGGATGCCAAAATCAGTTGGGACGACATTGATCCTACGGTCTTTATCGATGACGATGGATCTGCCCACTTATTTTGGGGAAACACCATTTGCTATTATGCCAAGCTTAAGGACAATATGATCGAGTTGGACAGTGAGATCCAATACATCGACCTACCCCATTTCACTGAGGCTCCTTGGTTGCACAAAAAAGGCAACAATTATTATTTGTCCTATGCTTACAAATTCCCCGAAAAAACCGCCTATGCCATGAGCAAAAGTGTAGCAGGCCCGTGGGAGTTTAAAGGCATCCTTAACGAGGTAGCCGGCAACAGCAACACCAACCACCAGGCTATTATCGAATACAAGGGCAAGGATTACTTTATCTACCACAACGGTAGTATCCCAACGGATGGAGGTAGTTTCCGTCGCTCAGTTTGTGTGGACTATTTGTACTACAATCCTGATGGCACCATGAAGCGAATCATTATGACTTCAGAAGGAGTCGATCCAGCTGAATAA
- a CDS encoding NUDIX domain-containing protein produces the protein MESIYPEPTVGAVIINPKNEILLCKSVKWNNQYVIPGGHIEKGERMEDALKREIREETGLEVYDLRLLSIQESVLQDHFRDDRHFIFIDYTCRTDNFEVVLNDEAEEFEWVKPEEILSYDLGGFCRRLFEEWLKEDKSNFKQRVLYGYISDK, from the coding sequence ATGGAGTCAATATATCCGGAACCGACTGTAGGAGCGGTGATTATAAACCCTAAAAATGAAATTTTACTTTGTAAATCTGTCAAATGGAACAACCAATATGTGATCCCTGGTGGGCACATTGAAAAGGGGGAAAGGATGGAAGATGCCCTCAAGCGGGAAATCAGGGAGGAAACTGGACTGGAAGTGTATGATTTGAGGTTGTTGAGTATTCAGGAAAGTGTGCTTCAAGATCATTTTAGGGATGATAGGCATTTTATTTTCATCGATTATACCTGTAGGACAGATAATTTTGAGGTGGTGCTGAATGATGAAGCGGAAGAGTTTGAATGGGTAAAACCTGAAGAAATCTTGAGTTACGATCTAGGGGGCTTTTGTCGCCGTCTTTTTGAAGAGTGGCTCAAAGAAGATAAGTCAAATTTCAAGCAAAGAGTGCTCTATGGATATATTTCAGATAAATAA
- a CDS encoding aldose epimerase family protein: MNLLKSNLLGVMVLAGALSFYACSPKSSENEESTSEEEVVDQGSGLNVSVSNATVEGKEAQIYTLKNANGVEVDISNYGGVIPRLVVPDKDGKLENIVLHYEDLEGYSSSTNYFGSTVGRYANRIAKGKFSLDGEEYTLATNDGPNHLHGGDKGFNKVFWEAKVIKDDSKAGLTLTYVSPDGEEGYPGELTTMVTFELNNDNELSVDFEAATSKATVVNLTHHGYFNLSGLKETILDHELTIWADHYTPVDETLIPTGEVIPVEGTPFDFTTPHKIGERIDQVPGGYDHNFVLKSESDGQMTKMAELYHAGSGRVMELYADSPAVQFYSGNFLDGTITVDGVTYGQYYGLCLEPQTYPNSPNEESFPSARLNPGETYTHRIEYHFGVK, encoded by the coding sequence ATGAACCTATTAAAGTCAAACTTACTTGGCGTGATGGTGCTTGCAGGAGCACTTTCTTTTTACGCCTGTTCCCCAAAATCATCTGAAAATGAAGAGTCTACCTCGGAAGAAGAAGTGGTAGACCAAGGCAGTGGCCTGAATGTTAGTGTTTCCAATGCCACTGTGGAAGGCAAAGAAGCACAAATCTATACCCTAAAAAATGCCAATGGAGTCGAAGTGGACATTTCCAACTATGGCGGTGTCATTCCTCGGTTGGTTGTTCCTGACAAGGATGGAAAATTGGAAAACATAGTGCTTCATTATGAGGACCTGGAAGGATATAGCAGCAGTACCAATTATTTTGGATCTACGGTAGGAAGATATGCCAATAGAATTGCTAAGGGGAAATTCTCCTTGGACGGTGAAGAATATACCTTGGCCACCAATGATGGCCCAAACCACCTTCATGGTGGTGACAAAGGCTTTAATAAGGTTTTCTGGGAAGCAAAAGTGATCAAAGATGATTCCAAGGCAGGTTTGACCTTGACCTATGTAAGTCCTGATGGTGAAGAAGGTTATCCTGGTGAATTGACTACCATGGTCACCTTTGAGTTGAACAATGACAATGAGCTGTCTGTGGATTTTGAAGCAGCTACCAGCAAAGCAACTGTCGTGAATTTGACCCACCATGGCTACTTTAACCTAAGTGGGTTGAAGGAAACAATCCTAGATCATGAGTTGACGATCTGGGCGGATCATTATACACCTGTGGATGAGACTTTGATCCCAACAGGAGAAGTGATTCCAGTGGAAGGAACTCCTTTTGATTTCACGACACCACATAAGATCGGTGAGCGCATTGACCAAGTTCCAGGTGGTTATGACCATAACTTTGTGTTGAAAAGTGAAAGCGATGGTCAAATGACCAAAATGGCGGAATTGTATCATGCTGGATCAGGAAGGGTAATGGAATTATATGCAGATTCTCCAGCAGTTCAGTTTTACAGTGGTAACTTCCTTGATGGTACCATCACCGTGGATGGGGTGACTTATGGCCAGTATTATGGACTTTGCCTGGAACCACAAACTTACCCTAATTCTCCCAATGAAGAGAGTTTCCCTTCAGCAAGATTGAATCCGGGAGAAACTTATACGCACAGAATCGAATACCACTTCGGTGTAAAATAA
- a CDS encoding L-ribulose-5-phosphate 4-epimerase, producing the protein MSKFIELKRECYEANMQLPKLDLVVYTFGNVSAVDRNEGVFAIKPSGVPYEKLKAEDIVICDFDAKIVEGALRPSSDTKTHAYLYKEWEHIGGIVHTHSLYGVSWAQAQMDVPIFGTTHADHLTKDIPCAPPMADELIAGDYEHMTGKQILDCFAEKGLDYQEVEMILVGNHGPFTWGKNADKAVYNSKVLEEVAKMAYLTLQINPNAPRLKDALIKKHYERKHGKDAYYGQGC; encoded by the coding sequence ATGAGTAAATTTATTGAGCTAAAGAGAGAATGTTACGAAGCCAATATGCAGCTGCCCAAGCTGGATTTGGTGGTATATACTTTTGGAAATGTTAGTGCAGTGGACAGAAATGAAGGTGTTTTTGCTATCAAGCCAAGTGGAGTGCCTTATGAGAAATTGAAAGCTGAAGATATCGTTATTTGTGATTTTGATGCTAAGATAGTGGAGGGAGCATTGAGGCCTTCTTCCGATACGAAAACGCACGCTTACTTGTACAAGGAATGGGAGCACATTGGTGGGATAGTGCATACGCATTCACTCTACGGGGTGTCTTGGGCGCAAGCGCAAATGGATGTTCCGATTTTTGGTACCACCCATGCGGATCACCTGACCAAGGACATTCCATGTGCCCCTCCCATGGCTGATGAGCTGATTGCTGGAGATTATGAGCACATGACCGGAAAGCAGATTTTGGACTGTTTTGCGGAGAAAGGACTGGACTATCAGGAAGTGGAAATGATCTTGGTAGGAAACCATGGGCCTTTCACTTGGGGCAAAAATGCTGACAAGGCAGTTTATAATAGCAAAGTCTTGGAGGAAGTTGCAAAAATGGCTTATCTTACCCTTCAAATTAACCCTAATGCACCTCGTTTGAAGGATGCTTTGATCAAAAAGCACTATGAACGGAAGCATGGAAAAGACGCCTATTACGGGCAGGGTTGTTAA
- a CDS encoding two-component regulator propeller domain-containing protein, with protein MLITLRFGIFFSLILFYTGVQAQETFPVFRKYGVDQGIKQPFPYDILHSSSGYVWIAGENGLWKFDGNSFRAYSHDVEDSSSLGYDFIWVLFEDSQQNIWAGTYGGGVSRYNPKLDNFTNFSFDEQDSTSISDDQVRGIAEDPQGNIWLGTDNGLSMFDTTTHRFTRYGVKDGLLSTTVRQIKLSKDKKRLFIATGEGLNILDLKSMEFSSVIHEESNPNSLSHFYLYDLHEYPQGTLWLGTGDGLDKLNLQSGKITHYKSSSNPETISHDVIFSISNHTDHPDKLFVGTLSGLNVLDLKSGKAERIVSERTNPNKLQGDNIYKVAPGRDGSIWVAVYNEGIFQYHPHYHKFNSEKLVKETTDKYFSRVSSMIRHDEDEYIFTTYSGLFVKNFDSGKTTQYTIPTGDQNSVNRLAMITRISENTYWVSTWGHFIYEWNHLTKQLKPLSHATAEEGFLPEFNLPILCDSQQRVWIGNSEKGLFIWNPETKTADPFPIRENLVNDGNHDEFVSYIFEDSKQRIWVGSRGGLNLLNEDKKTFTKFIHEEGNFNSLSSNKINHISEDHKGNLWISTELGLSKLDLRDSTFSNYYLKDGLPSNVISSTVEDKSGNLWIATAEGISMLNQNGNFRNYNREDGLMDNYFIFRAAYKDTEGNIFFGSSSGLEYFDPLKIPENTQENKVQITGIDLFNSPLSSSDSTGVLSQAVSYTDEITLDHKQSVISFHFTAINHINGHKNKFRYRLRGYDESWRPVTESRSTTYTNLPSGDYTFQVMACNNDGIWSEQRASLGLTILPPWYDTWWFKTCFTILLLAGVLYQYQRISKHKERLENQVAQRTSEIKLQKEQIEAQHAVLQDKNIRIESLLRELNHRVKNNLQLVSSILNLQSRSVKDKNAKVALIDGRMRMQALSLLHQKLYVTDVDSQVNCKNYIKDLFDQIEAAFKSQFKSFSYDFEGDDFSLGLDKAIPLGLILNELITNSFKHVQKEEILIYLRLKIKGEEIVHFTFSDNGEGLTEPIILQSESFGLSMIRSLVEQLNGKLDIAEGDDTQIHIIFKKA; from the coding sequence ATGCTTATAACTTTAAGATTTGGTATCTTTTTTAGCCTTATTCTCTTTTATACTGGTGTACAGGCACAGGAAACTTTTCCTGTATTCAGAAAATATGGTGTTGATCAAGGTATCAAACAACCTTTCCCGTATGACATCCTCCATAGCTCATCTGGTTATGTCTGGATAGCAGGAGAAAATGGTCTCTGGAAATTTGATGGTAATTCCTTTCGTGCTTATAGCCATGATGTGGAGGATAGCAGCTCTCTGGGCTATGATTTCATATGGGTGCTTTTTGAAGACAGTCAACAAAACATCTGGGCAGGAACCTATGGCGGTGGAGTCAGTAGATACAATCCCAAATTGGATAATTTCACAAACTTTTCCTTTGACGAACAGGACTCTACAAGTATTAGTGATGATCAGGTCCGGGGAATTGCAGAAGATCCTCAGGGAAATATTTGGTTGGGCACGGATAATGGTCTTTCCATGTTTGACACTACCACCCATAGATTCACAAGATATGGTGTAAAAGATGGACTTCTGAGCACCACAGTACGACAAATCAAACTTTCTAAGGACAAAAAGAGACTCTTCATTGCTACAGGAGAGGGACTGAATATACTGGACTTGAAGTCCATGGAGTTTTCAAGTGTAATCCATGAAGAAAGCAACCCTAATAGCTTAAGCCACTTTTACCTTTACGACCTACATGAATATCCGCAAGGAACCCTATGGTTAGGCACTGGTGATGGCCTTGATAAATTAAACTTACAAAGCGGAAAAATAACACACTATAAATCCAGTTCCAACCCAGAGACCATTAGCCATGATGTGATTTTTTCCATTAGTAACCACACTGATCACCCAGACAAACTTTTCGTAGGCACCCTCAGTGGCCTAAATGTACTAGACCTAAAATCAGGAAAAGCGGAACGCATTGTATCTGAACGAACCAATCCAAACAAACTACAGGGAGATAATATTTACAAGGTAGCCCCAGGAAGGGATGGCAGTATTTGGGTTGCAGTTTATAATGAAGGGATTTTTCAGTACCATCCCCATTACCATAAGTTCAATTCCGAGAAATTGGTTAAAGAAACTACGGACAAGTACTTTTCCAGAGTTAGCAGTATGATCAGGCATGATGAGGATGAATATATTTTTACGACCTATTCTGGTTTATTCGTTAAGAACTTTGATTCTGGAAAAACAACACAATATACCATTCCAACAGGAGATCAAAACAGTGTCAACAGGCTGGCCATGATCACCCGTATTTCAGAGAACACCTACTGGGTTTCTACTTGGGGGCATTTCATATATGAATGGAATCACCTGACCAAACAACTCAAACCTCTCTCACATGCAACAGCTGAAGAAGGGTTCTTGCCAGAATTCAACCTTCCTATTCTGTGCGATAGCCAACAGCGTGTGTGGATTGGGAATTCCGAAAAAGGGCTGTTTATCTGGAACCCAGAAACCAAAACTGCAGACCCATTTCCCATTCGTGAAAATTTGGTCAATGATGGTAACCATGATGAATTTGTCTCCTATATTTTCGAGGACAGTAAGCAAAGAATTTGGGTAGGTAGTCGTGGAGGACTCAACCTGCTAAATGAGGATAAAAAGACCTTTACCAAATTTATCCATGAGGAGGGTAATTTCAACAGTTTGAGCAGTAATAAAATCAACCATATTTCCGAAGATCACAAGGGTAACCTTTGGATAAGTACTGAGCTGGGTCTTAGCAAATTGGATTTGCGGGACAGCACCTTTAGCAATTACTACCTTAAAGACGGGCTTCCCTCCAATGTCATCAGCTCCACTGTTGAGGACAAGTCGGGGAACCTTTGGATAGCCACAGCTGAGGGAATTTCCATGCTCAATCAAAATGGAAACTTCAGGAATTATAACAGAGAAGATGGTCTGATGGACAACTATTTCATTTTTAGAGCTGCTTATAAGGATACTGAGGGAAATATTTTCTTTGGTTCTTCCAGTGGCCTGGAATATTTTGACCCATTAAAAATTCCTGAAAACACTCAAGAAAACAAGGTGCAAATTACAGGTATTGACTTGTTCAACAGTCCACTCTCTTCAAGTGATTCCACCGGAGTTTTATCACAAGCAGTTTCTTATACCGATGAAATCACGCTGGATCACAAACAGTCGGTAATTTCCTTCCATTTTACGGCCATCAACCATATTAATGGACACAAAAACAAGTTCCGATACAGACTCCGAGGCTATGATGAGTCCTGGCGCCCTGTCACCGAAAGTCGCTCTACCACCTATACCAACTTACCATCAGGTGACTATACTTTCCAAGTGATGGCCTGCAATAATGATGGGATTTGGTCGGAACAAAGAGCCTCTTTGGGACTCACTATTTTACCCCCTTGGTATGATACTTGGTGGTTCAAAACCTGCTTCACTATTCTTTTATTAGCAGGAGTTTTGTATCAATACCAACGCATCTCAAAACACAAAGAAAGACTTGAAAACCAAGTCGCCCAGCGAACCTCAGAAATCAAGCTTCAAAAAGAGCAAATTGAAGCGCAACATGCGGTGCTACAAGATAAAAACATAAGGATTGAAAGTCTCTTGAGAGAGTTAAATCACCGGGTAAAAAACAACCTACAACTCGTTTCAAGCATACTGAACCTTCAAAGCCGGAGTGTCAAAGACAAAAATGCAAAAGTTGCCCTGATCGATGGACGTATGAGAATGCAAGCGCTCTCCTTGCTTCACCAAAAACTGTACGTTACGGATGTTGACTCGCAGGTAAACTGTAAAAACTACATCAAGGATTTGTTTGACCAGATCGAAGCTGCTTTCAAAAGTCAGTTCAAATCTTTCAGTTATGACTTTGAGGGAGATGACTTTTCACTGGGGCTGGACAAAGCTATTCCGCTAGGTTTGATCCTAAACGAGTTAATTACCAACTCCTTCAAGCACGTCCAAAAAGAAGAAATACTCATTTACCTGCGCCTAAAAATCAAAGGCGAAGAAATCGTTCATTTTACCTTTTCCGATAATGGAGAAGGACTAACAGAACCCATTATCCTACAATCTGAATCTTTCGGACTGAGCATGATCCGGTCTTTGGTAGAACAGCTTAATGGAAAACTAGACATCGCAGAAGGTGATGACACTCAAATTCATATTATATTCAAAAAGGCATAA
- a CDS encoding response regulator transcription factor, with translation MTSTRKVLIIEDEVLIAKDLSYILEDIGYENVGIASTGAKALELFRNHKVDLVISDININGNMDGIDTVKAILEFKEVPIIYISAFSDTKTVQRAIETSPSSFLTKPYNERSVQIAIDLAMANFNKTQQNLENNEVFQQLTQREREIILLIAEGKTSAEIADQLFISPTTAAKHRNNILAKTGCNNTSEVIKLLYS, from the coding sequence ATGACAAGCACCAGAAAAGTTTTAATCATTGAAGATGAGGTTTTGATCGCCAAGGACCTTTCCTATATACTCGAAGACATAGGCTATGAGAATGTGGGTATCGCCAGTACTGGAGCCAAAGCTTTGGAGCTTTTTAGAAACCATAAGGTAGACTTGGTCATCAGTGATATTAATATCAATGGGAATATGGACGGTATAGATACAGTGAAGGCTATCCTTGAATTTAAAGAAGTTCCTATTATCTACATTTCTGCCTTCTCGGATACCAAGACCGTTCAGCGTGCCATCGAGACCTCTCCCTCATCCTTTCTTACCAAACCTTATAATGAAAGAAGTGTCCAAATTGCCATTGATTTGGCAATGGCGAATTTTAACAAGACCCAGCAAAATTTGGAAAACAATGAAGTCTTTCAGCAGCTTACCCAAAGGGAAAGGGAAATTATTTTGTTGATTGCAGAAGGAAAAACCAGTGCTGAAATAGCCGATCAGCTGTTTATCAGTCCCACCACTGCTGCCAAACACCGAAACAATATTCTCGCAAAAACCGGCTGCAACAACACCTCGGAAGTCATTAAATTACTTTACAGTTGA
- a CDS encoding exo-alpha-sialidase — MLTSIVGYSQSQVKIIHSEFIFDQVPFEECHASTLVGLSNGEIMAAWFGGEYERHPNVAIWTAKRGEGKWTFPEKVADGKVNDTLSYPTWNPVLFKLSTDELILFYKEGPSPQTWWGRYKTSSDQGMTWSKSVKLPDGFLGPIKNKPIQLADGSILAPSSVEDEKGWRAHVEISKNLGKSWEKVDIDHGGEYDVIQPSILEHKDGRLQVLCRSKQDYIITAWSSDQGASWTPLEKTKVLNPNSGTDAVTLSNGKFLLVYNPTVSGEHWSDGRNELRLAMSDDGVNWEDIYTLEKEAEGEFSYPAIIQGANGKVHISYTWKRKRIKYLTLELKE, encoded by the coding sequence ATGTTAACATCAATAGTGGGCTACAGTCAAAGTCAAGTGAAAATTATACATTCAGAGTTTATTTTTGATCAGGTACCTTTTGAGGAATGCCATGCTTCCACTTTGGTGGGACTCTCCAATGGAGAAATCATGGCTGCATGGTTTGGGGGCGAATATGAGCGTCATCCTAATGTAGCCATCTGGACAGCGAAAAGGGGAGAAGGCAAATGGACCTTTCCGGAGAAAGTAGCAGATGGAAAGGTAAATGACACCTTGAGTTATCCTACTTGGAACCCGGTTCTTTTTAAGCTTTCAACTGATGAGCTAATATTGTTTTATAAAGAAGGACCTTCTCCTCAAACTTGGTGGGGAAGGTATAAAACCAGCTCAGATCAAGGAATGACATGGTCGAAATCAGTAAAGCTACCAGATGGATTTCTGGGGCCGATCAAAAATAAACCTATTCAATTGGCTGATGGATCCATTTTGGCTCCTTCGAGTGTGGAGGATGAAAAGGGATGGAGGGCTCATGTTGAAATATCCAAGAATTTAGGGAAAAGCTGGGAGAAGGTGGATATTGACCATGGTGGAGAATATGATGTGATCCAGCCCAGTATTTTAGAACATAAAGATGGTCGTCTGCAGGTGTTGTGTAGAAGTAAACAGGATTACATCATCACAGCTTGGTCATCAGATCAGGGAGCTTCCTGGACACCACTGGAAAAAACCAAAGTCCTTAATCCCAACAGTGGTACCGACGCCGTTACCCTTTCCAATGGTAAGTTTTTACTGGTTTATAACCCAACGGTCAGCGGAGAACACTGGTCCGATGGAAGAAATGAACTTCGCTTGGCCATGTCCGATGATGGGGTGAATTGGGAAGATATTTATACTTTGGAAAAAGAAGCGGAAGGAGAATTTAGCTACCCTGCCATTATCCAAGGGGCGAATGGGAAAGTTCACATCAGTTATACATGGAAAAGAAAGCGTATCAAGTATTTGACGCTGGAATTGAAAGAGTGA